One segment of Anopheles stephensi strain Indian chromosome 3, UCI_ANSTEP_V1.0, whole genome shotgun sequence DNA contains the following:
- the LOC118513659 gene encoding G1/S-specific cyclin-E isoform X1 gives MEGGSTGMDNTNGSDYTSRLPLSTEASSTQQTEPKRRNRKRKNTSESHPHAESDNVQRSAKQRRSSLSRTSPNAVASTSSSTSASLPPATKCSSTSAPQPTVGLSMPSISSSSSLGSNSNGGLPVPDYTSTDTPGSSECLTNDFDYHQLDSPATVNSNVLSPFDGDGLSEWQTYHPSDLCFKSLVCAAIPDTICYLTASHKQRSCPMPRLSWADTREMWVLMSRKDELGWLARKPLMFDDHPGLQPRMRAILLDWLNEVCEVYKLHRETYYLAVDYIDRYLSVKEGLKKTHLQLLGITSLFIAAKVEEIYPPKIGEFAYVTDGACTDEDILREELIVLSTLEWKINPVTVMGWLGLYMQINTTSRQSDVVRPPVLEERSTNTIPTTTIVSPSRKRKITDENEDSNNVKRPMLQKPSTNTVPSNTTNTTTTTKTDDAFVYPQFSGMEFAHTAQLIDLCSLDVGMANFKYSVIAAAAISHTFDRKTATFVSGFRWEEIAPCAKWMEPFFQVICDENATSPLTFLESNDPIKYCHGLKHVCPNLVSDSSHIIQTHTTSVEMLDLVSIKIEEMEADARMGLLEASPAPIGIIEPEEETGILTPPSSNRKSLETVGGGGGGVMTAVPEVAPSDKIVNVTKINDTAVTAAGTWSTY, from the exons ATGGAAGGAGGAAGCACCGGAATGGACAATACCAATGG ATCGGACTATACCAGCAGACTACCATTATCAACAGAAGCATCATCAACCCAGCAAACAGAACCAAAGCGCAGAAACCGTAAACGCAAAAACACATCGGAATCACATCCACATGCA GAATCAGACAATGTGCAACGATCAGCAAAGCAGCGTCGGAGTAGCTTATCCCGGACTTCGCCGAATGCTGTTGCATCGACGTCGTCCAGCACATCCGCCAGCCTGCCTCCTGCAACAAAATGCTCCTCCACGTCAGCGCCCCAGCCTACGGTTGGTCTTTCCATGCCGAGCATATCGTCCAGTTCCTCGCTCGGTAGCAACAGCAATGGCGGGCTACCCGTACCCGATTACACCTCCACCGATACGCCGGGCTCCTCGGAATGCTTAACGAACGATTTCGATTACCACCAGCTCGACAGCCCTGCCACCGTTAACTCCAACGTGCTGAGTCCGTTCGATGGTGACGGTTTATCCGAGTGGCAAACGTACCATCCGTCGGACCTGTGCTTTAAAAGTCTTGTTTGTGCTGCGATTCCCGACACGATCTGCTATCTGACGGCTTCGCACAAACAGCGTTCCTGCCCGATGCCACGCCTGTCGTGGGCAGACACACGCGAGATGTGGGTGCTGATGTCCCGAAAGGATGAGCTGGGATGGCTAGCCCGGAAACCGCTCATGTTCGACGATCATCCAG GTCTACAACCTCGAATGCGTGCGATCCTGCTCGATTGGCTGAACGAGGTGTGCGAAGTGTATAAGCTGCATCGGGAAACGTACTACCTCGCGGTGGACTACATCGATCGGTATCTGAGCGTCAAGGAGGGACTGAAAAAGACGCACCTACAGCTTCTCGGTATCACCTCACTGTTCATCGCGGCTAAA GTCGAAGAGATCTATCCACCAAAAATAGGCGAATTTGCGTACGTGACCGATGGTGCCTGCACGGACGAGGACATACTGCGCGAGGAGCTGATCGTGCTAAGCACACTCGAGTGGAAAATTAACCCGGTTACGGTGATGGGATGGTTGGGCCTGTACATGCAAATAAACACCACCAGCCGACAGTCGGACGTGGTACGGCCGCCGGTGCTGGAGGAACGGTCCACCAACACCATCCCGACCACCACAATAGTATCGCCGTCGCGGAAGCGAAAAATCACGGATGAAAATGAGGACAGCAATAATGTTAAGCGACCGATGCTACAGAAACCGTCGACAAATACTGTTCCTAGCAATACTACTAATACTACTACCACAACCAAGACTGATGATGCATTCGTGTATCCACAATTCTCCGGCATGGAGTTTGCCCACACGGCTCAGCTAATTGACCTGTGCTCGCTGGATGTTGGGATGGCCAATTTCAAATATTCTGTGATTGCTGCGGCCGCCATCAGCCACACGTTTGATCG caaaacagcaacGTTTGTGTCCGGGTTCCGATGGGAAGAGATAGCACCGTGCGCGAAATGGATGGAACCCTTCTTCCAGGTGATCTGCGACGAGAACGCAACCTCACCGCTCACATTCCTCGAATCGAACGACCCGATCAAGTACTGTCACGGGCTGAAGCACGTTTGCCCGAACCTGGTCTCCGACAGCTCCCACATCATCCAGACGCACACAACCTCGGTGGAAATGCTC GATTTGGTAAGCATCAAAATCGAAGAGATGGAAGCGGATGCACGCATGGGACTGCTGGAAGCGTCCCCTGCACCGATCGGCATCATCGAACCGGAGGAAGAAACCGGCATCCTAACGCCACCGTCTTCGAATCGCAAATCGCTGGAaacggtcggtggtggtggtggtggcgttatGACGGCCGTGCCGGAAGTAGCTCCGTCGGACAAAATTGTCAACGTTACGAAGATCAACGATACGGCAGTCACAGCAGCTGGGACGTGGAGCACTTACTAG
- the LOC118513659 gene encoding G1/S-specific cyclin-E isoform X2 gives MEGGSTGMDNTNGSDYTSRLPLSTEASSTQQTEPKRRNRKRKNTSESHPHAESDNVQRSAKQRRSSLSRTSPNAVASTSSSTSASLPPATKCSSTSAPQPTVGLSMPSISSSSSLGSNSNGGLPVPDYTSTDTPGSSECLTNDFDYHQLDSPATVNSNVLSPFDGDGLSEWQTYHPSDLCFKSLVCAAIPDTICYLTASHKQRSCPMPRLSWADTREMWVLMSRKDELGWLARKPLMFDDHPGLQPRMRAILLDWLNEVCEVYKLHRETYYLAVDYIDRYLSVKEGLKKTHLQLLGITSLFIAAKVEEIYPPKIGEFAYVTDGACTDEDILREELIVLSTLEWKINPVTVMGWLGLYMQINTTSRQSDVVRPPVLEERSTNTIPTTTIVSPSRKRKITDENEDSNNVKRPMLQKPSTNTVPSNTTNTTTTTKTDDAFVYPQFSGMEFAHTAQLIDLCSLDVGMANFKYSVIAAAAISHTFDRKTATFVSGFRWEEIAPCAKWMEPFFQVICDENATSPLTFLESNDPIKYCHGLKHVCPNLVSDSSHIIQTHTTSVEMLDLVSIKIEEMEADARMGLLEASPAPIGIIEPEEETGILTPPSSNRKSLETVGGGGVMTAVPEVAPSDKIVNVTKINDTAVTAAGTWSTY, from the exons ATGGAAGGAGGAAGCACCGGAATGGACAATACCAATGG ATCGGACTATACCAGCAGACTACCATTATCAACAGAAGCATCATCAACCCAGCAAACAGAACCAAAGCGCAGAAACCGTAAACGCAAAAACACATCGGAATCACATCCACATGCA GAATCAGACAATGTGCAACGATCAGCAAAGCAGCGTCGGAGTAGCTTATCCCGGACTTCGCCGAATGCTGTTGCATCGACGTCGTCCAGCACATCCGCCAGCCTGCCTCCTGCAACAAAATGCTCCTCCACGTCAGCGCCCCAGCCTACGGTTGGTCTTTCCATGCCGAGCATATCGTCCAGTTCCTCGCTCGGTAGCAACAGCAATGGCGGGCTACCCGTACCCGATTACACCTCCACCGATACGCCGGGCTCCTCGGAATGCTTAACGAACGATTTCGATTACCACCAGCTCGACAGCCCTGCCACCGTTAACTCCAACGTGCTGAGTCCGTTCGATGGTGACGGTTTATCCGAGTGGCAAACGTACCATCCGTCGGACCTGTGCTTTAAAAGTCTTGTTTGTGCTGCGATTCCCGACACGATCTGCTATCTGACGGCTTCGCACAAACAGCGTTCCTGCCCGATGCCACGCCTGTCGTGGGCAGACACACGCGAGATGTGGGTGCTGATGTCCCGAAAGGATGAGCTGGGATGGCTAGCCCGGAAACCGCTCATGTTCGACGATCATCCAG GTCTACAACCTCGAATGCGTGCGATCCTGCTCGATTGGCTGAACGAGGTGTGCGAAGTGTATAAGCTGCATCGGGAAACGTACTACCTCGCGGTGGACTACATCGATCGGTATCTGAGCGTCAAGGAGGGACTGAAAAAGACGCACCTACAGCTTCTCGGTATCACCTCACTGTTCATCGCGGCTAAA GTCGAAGAGATCTATCCACCAAAAATAGGCGAATTTGCGTACGTGACCGATGGTGCCTGCACGGACGAGGACATACTGCGCGAGGAGCTGATCGTGCTAAGCACACTCGAGTGGAAAATTAACCCGGTTACGGTGATGGGATGGTTGGGCCTGTACATGCAAATAAACACCACCAGCCGACAGTCGGACGTGGTACGGCCGCCGGTGCTGGAGGAACGGTCCACCAACACCATCCCGACCACCACAATAGTATCGCCGTCGCGGAAGCGAAAAATCACGGATGAAAATGAGGACAGCAATAATGTTAAGCGACCGATGCTACAGAAACCGTCGACAAATACTGTTCCTAGCAATACTACTAATACTACTACCACAACCAAGACTGATGATGCATTCGTGTATCCACAATTCTCCGGCATGGAGTTTGCCCACACGGCTCAGCTAATTGACCTGTGCTCGCTGGATGTTGGGATGGCCAATTTCAAATATTCTGTGATTGCTGCGGCCGCCATCAGCCACACGTTTGATCG caaaacagcaacGTTTGTGTCCGGGTTCCGATGGGAAGAGATAGCACCGTGCGCGAAATGGATGGAACCCTTCTTCCAGGTGATCTGCGACGAGAACGCAACCTCACCGCTCACATTCCTCGAATCGAACGACCCGATCAAGTACTGTCACGGGCTGAAGCACGTTTGCCCGAACCTGGTCTCCGACAGCTCCCACATCATCCAGACGCACACAACCTCGGTGGAAATGCTC GATTTGGTAAGCATCAAAATCGAAGAGATGGAAGCGGATGCACGCATGGGACTGCTGGAAGCGTCCCCTGCACCGATCGGCATCATCGAACCGGAGGAAGAAACCGGCATCCTAACGCCACCGTCTTCGAATCGCAAATCGCTGGAaacggtcg